One genomic window of Ziziphus jujuba cultivar Dongzao chromosome 4, ASM3175591v1 includes the following:
- the LOC125422155 gene encoding uncharacterized protein LOC125422155, with protein MRWHKEKRPNTNGVLRHPADGEAWKHFDEQYPIFAMNPRNVRLGAATDGFNPFSNMSTSYSMWPVMLVPYNLPPWKCMKETFLMMSLLIPGPTTPGKDIDVYLRPMIDELKDLWTNGVTTYDISKKERFTMHAAVLWTIHDFPAYGTLSGWSTKGYKACPTCNEDTSSQALRSKICYMGHRRYLSINHAWRNNRQYDGKLERRLAPKQFSGAEILQQLDRTIESRSGKHPNNVDKKRKRAAFGTMLDIKGKSKDTDKARMDLKDLKIRKELHLQETGDSYAANISKNVNIKDGKISGLKTHDSHVLLQQLFPVGIRPYIKKEVCGTIIEMCMFFQKLCARTLSVSDLDMLQKGIILTLCKLERIFPPAFFDIMVHLAVHLPYEAKMAGPVHTRWMYPFKRNKAHPEGSIAEGYVVNEALTYCSMYLHGIETRFNRPERNKDGENQIASTLSVFTQPVNLLGKPQFVELKDDDYKKAHCEHTKLLQNRGVTSILRVQEKEFPQWFEQRIKYFSRCKYPMVTDELYSLACGPDYGIRSYSGCVVNGVRYRTKVRDDRCAWFDTNVKKKKMITEFQITSINVTSYWYKNDPFVLASQAKQVFYVDDYKMGQHWKVVRKVHHRHLWDFPDRLDEGDDHGDSFEV; from the exons ATGAGATGGCACAAAGAGAAGCGTCCTAACACAAATGGAGTATTGAGGCATCCAGCAGATGGAGAAGCATGGAAGCACTTTGATGAACAATATCCGATATTTGCTATGAATCCTCGTAATGTCCGGCTAGGTGCTGCCACTGATGGATTTAATCCTTTTAGTAACATGAGTACTTCGTATAGCATGTGGCCAGTGATGTTAGTGCCTTATAACCTGCCACCTTGGAAGTGCATGAAAGAGACTTTTTTGATGATGTCACTATTAATACCAGGCCCAACAACACCTGGAAAAGACATTGATGTGTACTTACGGCCTATGATTGATGAATTGAAAGATCTATGGACAAATGGTGTCACCACTTATGACATCTCTAAAAAGGAGAGGTTTACAATGCATGCAGCAGTGTTGTGGACAATACATGACTTTCCAGCATATGGAACACTTTCTGGATGGAGTACCAAAGGATACAAAGCATGTCCGACTTGTAATGAAGATACTTCTTCCCAAGCTTTAAGAAGTAAGATTTGTTACATGGGACATCGTCGATATTTATCCATAAATCATGCATGGAGAAATAATCGACAATATGATGGAAAGCTTGAACGAAGGTTAGCTCCAAAGCAGTTTTCAGGAGCTGAAATATTACAACAGTTAGATAGGACAATTGAGAGCAGATCGGGGAAACATCCTAACAATGTGGATAAAAAGAGAAAGCGTGCTGCCT TTGGAACAATGTTGGACATCAAAGGTAAGTCGAAGGATACTGACAAGGCACGTATGGATTTAAAGGATCTGAAAATTCGAAAAGAATTGCATTTACAAGAAACTGGCG ATAGCTATGCtgctaatatttcaaagaatgtgAACATTAAGGATGGTAAGATATCAGGTTTGAAAACTCATGATAGTCATGTTCTTTTGCAACAACTTTTTCCGGTGGGTATAAGACCTTACATTAAGAAAGAGGTTTGTGGAACAATTATTGAAATGTGCATGTTCTTCCAAAAACTTTGTGCACGAACTCTATCTGTTTCAgacttggatatgttacaaaaGGGGATAATACTTACATTGTGTAAATTGGAAAGAATATTCCCTCCAGCCTTTTTTGATATCATGGTTCATCTAGCAGTTCACCTACCATATGAGGCAAAAATGGCAGGACCAGTACATACTCGTTGGATGTATCCTTTTAAAAG aaataAAGCTCATCCAGAAGGTTCAATAGCAGAGGGTTATGTTGTCAATGAGGCATTAACTTATTGTTCAATGTACCTTCATGGTATTGAAACTCGATTCAATCGGCCAGAACGTAATAAAGATGGTGAGAATCAGATTGCTTCGACTTTGTCAGTATTCACTCAACCTGTGAACTTGTTGGGGAAACCTCAATTTGTTGAACTGAAAGATGATGATTATAAAAAAGCTCATTG tGAGCACACCAAACTATTGCAAAACAGGGGTGTCACAAGTATTCTGCGGgtacaagaaaaggaatttccaCAATGGTTTGAACAAAGG ATAAAATATTTCAGTAGATGTAAATATCCAATGGTAACTGATGAGTTGTACTCACTAGCATGTGGTCCTGATTATGGAATAAGATCATATAGTGGATGTGTAGTAAATGGAGTTCGATATCGTACAAAAGTTCGTGATGATAG ATGTGCATGGTTTGACacaaatgtgaaaaagaaaaagatgatcacAGAGTTTCAAATCACAAGCATTAATGTCACTTCATATTGGTATAAGAATGACCCTTTTGTCCTTGCCTCACAAGCTAAACAAGTGTTTTATGTGGATGATTACAAGATGGGTCAACATTGGAAAGTGGTTCGAAAGGTGCATCATCGTCATCTGTGGGATTTTCCAGACCGATTAGATGAAGGTGATGATCATGGTGATTCATTTGAAGTTTAA